A section of the Pseudomonadota bacterium genome encodes:
- the gmd gene encoding GDP-mannose 4,6-dehydratase: protein MKKALITGITGQDGSYLAEFLLSKGYEVHGIIRRASTFNTGRIDHIYADPHQPGARLFLHYGDLSDGGQLGHIIYNIQPDEVYHLAAQSHVRVSFDMPEYTGDSTALGTTRLLEAIRRSGITTKYYQASSSELFGGTPPPQNEKSPFYPRSPYAAAKIYSYWMTINYREGYNLFACNGILFNHESPRRGETFVTRKITRAVANILTGNQKTLYLGNMNSKRDWGFAPEYVEMMWLMLQQEKPDDYVVGTGKSYSVREFVDKAFSYMGIILDWKGEGQDEVGIVASSTWEHVTPGTILVRVDPRYFRPTEVEALQADISKAKEKLGWEPRVTFDELVKIMIDCDVQMVGLTSAREGLEASKRKGFGYTNHNFSVYEQIREH from the coding sequence ATGAAAAAAGCACTAATAACAGGAATTACCGGACAGGATGGATCATATCTGGCAGAATTTCTTCTTTCCAAGGGTTATGAAGTTCATGGTATTATAAGGAGAGCAAGCACTTTCAATACCGGCAGGATAGATCATATTTATGCTGACCCCCATCAGCCAGGTGCACGACTCTTCCTTCATTACGGCGATCTTTCCGACGGTGGTCAACTCGGCCATATTATCTACAACATTCAGCCCGATGAAGTGTATCATCTTGCAGCTCAGAGTCACGTGCGCGTAAGTTTTGATATGCCAGAATATACAGGAGATTCGACTGCGCTGGGGACAACAAGACTCCTTGAAGCCATCCGCAGAAGTGGCATCACTACGAAATACTATCAGGCATCCTCATCAGAGTTATTCGGCGGCACACCTCCTCCGCAAAATGAAAAAAGTCCATTCTATCCGAGAAGCCCTTATGCAGCCGCAAAAATATATTCATACTGGATGACCATAAATTACCGAGAGGGATATAATCTCTTTGCCTGTAACGGTATTCTTTTCAATCACGAGTCACCACGAAGAGGCGAAACCTTTGTAACTCGCAAGATTACAAGAGCTGTAGCAAATATACTTACCGGCAATCAGAAGACACTTTATCTCGGGAACATGAATTCAAAACGGGATTGGGGATTTGCCCCTGAATACGTTGAAATGATGTGGCTTATGCTCCAGCAGGAAAAACCTGATGATTATGTTGTAGGCACAGGAAAAAGTTACTCTGTAAGAGAGTTTGTTGATAAAGCCTTTTCTTATATGGGTATTATTCTTGACTGGAAAGGAGAAGGCCAGGATGAGGTTGGAATTGTAGCATCATCCACATGGGAACATGTAACCCCTGGAACTATTCTTGTCCGCGTTGATCCACGTTACTTCAGACCTACAGAAGTAGAGGCCTTGCAGGCAGATATATCAAAGGCAAAAGAAAAGCTTGGTTGGGAGCCCAGAGTTACCTTTGATGAACTTGTAAAAATCATGATAGACTGCGACGTACAAATGGTAGGACTAACTTCTGCACGTGAAGGTCTTGAAGCATCAAAGCGTAAGGGTTTTGGTTATACAAACCATAACTTTTCTGTATATGAGCAGATACGGGAACATTAA
- a CDS encoding four helix bundle protein: MDKKVTSRINSVRDLDVYKKAFDTAMLIFEISKSFPKDETYSLTDQIRRSSRSVCSNLSEGWRKRRYKAVFLNKLTDASQEASETQTWLEFACKCNYINGELFGKLDEAYEHIFAMLNVMEKKVDNFCK; the protein is encoded by the coding sequence ATGGACAAAAAAGTTACAAGTAGAATAAACAGTGTAAGAGATTTGGATGTATATAAAAAGGCATTTGATACTGCAATGCTAATATTTGAAATATCAAAAAGTTTCCCTAAGGATGAGACATATTCCTTAACAGACCAGATTCGAAGATCATCAAGATCAGTCTGTTCAAATTTATCAGAAGGATGGCGCAAAAGACGTTACAAAGCTGTTTTTCTGAATAAACTGACCGATGCATCTCAAGAAGCATCAGAGACACAGACATGGCTGGAATTTGCTTGCAAATGCAACTATATAAATGGGGAATTGTTCGGAAAGCTCGACGAAGCCTATGAACATATTTTTGCTATGCTTAACGTGATGGAGAAAAAAGTTGACAATTTTTGCAAATAA